A region from the Pseudomonas sp. P8_229 genome encodes:
- a CDS encoding DUF2491 family protein: MGWFKDLLGTSNWQTAAPTPTVASGPLGMAQGKGVRFDSTLALLLDGSTSVQVPAAEAIWSAGWIDLGQSNKLHRYYLNNEDFWLQIHVTGDDQIESVTLFNYLSYVTVNSDAELQRLAGPDSLIGLPTYSHDGVQYSREWGTELGQTELVPLTEHVVNPDESYTIEHHSMLYARETGLTDRRELLLFSVEQDEEGTVSLSTSLGISLYTTDLSTI; the protein is encoded by the coding sequence ATGGGATGGTTTAAAGACTTGCTGGGCACCAGCAACTGGCAGACCGCTGCGCCAACGCCGACCGTTGCCAGTGGCCCACTCGGGATGGCGCAAGGCAAAGGCGTGCGGTTCGATTCGACCCTGGCATTACTGCTCGATGGCAGCACCTCGGTGCAGGTTCCAGCGGCAGAGGCGATCTGGAGCGCCGGCTGGATCGACCTCGGCCAATCCAACAAACTGCATCGCTACTACCTCAACAACGAGGACTTCTGGCTGCAGATCCACGTCACCGGTGACGACCAGATCGAGTCGGTCACTCTGTTCAACTACCTCAGCTACGTGACCGTCAACAGTGACGCCGAACTGCAGCGCCTGGCCGGCCCTGACAGCCTGATCGGCCTGCCGACCTACAGCCACGACGGCGTCCAGTACAGCCGCGAATGGGGCACCGAGCTGGGCCAGACCGAACTGGTGCCGCTGACCGAGCATGTGGTCAACCCGGACGAGAGCTACACCATCGAACACCACTCCATGCTTTACGCGCGCGAGACCGGCCTGACCGATCGCCGCGAATTGCTGCTGTTCTCCGTCGAACAGGACGAGGAAGGCACCGTCAGCCTGAGCACCTCGCTGGGCATTTCGCTGTACACGACTGATCTGAGCACCATTTAA
- a CDS encoding glutathionylspermidine synthase family protein has protein sequence MKKIHCAERPDWKQTAEGLGFLFHTIDDEPYWDESAYYQFTLAQIENDLEDPTTELHEMCMDLVDRVVHSEELLDRLSIPSPYYDMIRTSWMEGHPHLYGRMDFSYNGNGPAKLLELNYDTPTSLYEASAFQWGWLEQCIERGMLPRHADQFNSIDTKLHQAFAELQLKRPFYFASMKDSVEDKGTTDYLRLIAEKVGIESRHIDIEDIGLTAEGRFVDLEDRWIPHLFKLHAWEFIFHEPFGAAIAECDTQFFEPAWKSILSNKGALPLLWELHKGHPNLLAAHLDPNPGSAVPKGWVRKPYFSREGANIELQTAQGLIVKEDGPYTDAPFILQEFAPLPKFDDSYTLIGSWVIGDQAAGIGVREDNSLITKDSSRFLPHLILD, from the coding sequence ATGAAGAAGATCCATTGCGCCGAGCGCCCCGACTGGAAACAGACTGCCGAAGGCCTCGGCTTTCTGTTCCACACCATCGACGACGAGCCGTACTGGGACGAAAGCGCCTACTACCAGTTCACGCTCGCGCAGATCGAAAATGATCTGGAGGATCCGACCACGGAACTGCACGAGATGTGCATGGACCTGGTCGATCGCGTGGTGCACAGCGAGGAACTGCTCGATCGCCTGAGCATCCCCTCGCCGTACTACGACATGATCCGAACGTCCTGGATGGAAGGTCATCCGCATCTGTACGGGCGCATGGACTTTTCCTACAACGGCAACGGCCCGGCCAAACTGCTGGAGCTCAACTACGACACGCCGACCAGTCTCTATGAGGCCTCCGCGTTTCAGTGGGGCTGGCTGGAACAATGCATCGAGCGCGGCATGCTGCCGCGCCATGCCGACCAGTTCAACAGCATCGATACCAAGCTGCATCAGGCGTTTGCCGAATTGCAGCTCAAGCGGCCGTTCTACTTTGCCTCGATGAAAGACTCGGTCGAAGACAAGGGCACCACTGATTACCTGCGGCTGATCGCGGAAAAAGTCGGCATCGAATCCCGGCACATCGACATCGAAGACATCGGCCTGACCGCCGAGGGTCGCTTCGTCGACCTCGAGGATCGCTGGATCCCGCATTTGTTCAAGCTGCATGCCTGGGAGTTCATCTTCCACGAACCGTTCGGCGCGGCGATTGCCGAGTGCGATACGCAGTTTTTTGAACCGGCGTGGAAGTCGATCCTGTCGAACAAAGGCGCACTGCCGCTGCTGTGGGAGCTGCACAAGGGACACCCGAACCTGCTCGCGGCGCACCTTGATCCGAATCCGGGCAGTGCCGTGCCCAAGGGCTGGGTACGCAAACCGTACTTCTCCCGCGAAGGCGCCAACATCGAGCTGCAAACGGCGCAAGGTCTGATCGTCAAAGAGGACGGGCCCTACACCGATGCGCCATTCATCCTGCAGGAATTTGCACCATTACCGAAATTCGACGACAGCTACACGCTGATCGGCTCATGGGTGATCGGCGATCAGGCGGCGGGGATTGGCGTGCGGGAGGACAACAGTCTGATCACCAAGGATTCGAGCCGGTTTCTGCCGCACCTGATCCTTGATTGA
- a CDS encoding DUF350 domain-containing protein yields MLEVLAVSLNKTALVGFVVYLIGAVLLFMLFQFVYTRITPHKEFELIRSGNIAAAIALSGAIIGFAIPASNVIAFSVNVLDFVLWAVIAAVVQLLAFLATGLVLKGTSRRIANGEIASGIYVAAVAISVGMLNAACMTPSN; encoded by the coding sequence ATGCTGGAAGTGCTGGCCGTTTCCCTGAACAAGACCGCGCTGGTCGGTTTCGTCGTCTACCTGATCGGCGCCGTGCTGCTGTTCATGCTGTTTCAGTTCGTCTACACCCGCATCACGCCACACAAAGAGTTCGAGCTGATCCGTTCCGGCAACATCGCCGCCGCCATCGCCCTGTCCGGCGCGATCATCGGCTTTGCGATTCCGGCCAGCAATGTGATCGCGTTTTCGGTCAATGTCCTCGATTTCGTGCTGTGGGCGGTGATCGCCGCCGTCGTGCAACTGCTGGCGTTCCTCGCCACCGGCCTGGTACTCAAGGGCACATCCAGACGCATCGCCAACGGTGAAATCGCCTCGGGTATCTACGTGGCCGCAGTGGCCATCAGCGTCGGCATGCTCAACGCCGCGTGCATGACCCCGTCCAACTGA
- a CDS encoding MFS transporter, protein MHDPHSERMSGSETRAASGLALVFAFRMLGMFMVLPVLATYGMDLAGATPALIGLAIGAYGLTQAIFQIPFGIISDRIGRRPVIYIGLIVFALGSVLASQADSIWGVIAGRILQGAGAISAAVMALLSDLTREQHRTKAMAMIGMTIGLSFAVAMVVGPLLTRAFGLSGLFLATGGMALVGILIIMFMVPKSTGPLQHRESGVARQALMPTLKHPDLLRLDLGIFVLHAMLMSSFVALPLALVEKAGLPKEQHWWVYLTALLISFFAMIPFIIYGEKKRKMKRILLGAVLTLMLTELFFWQFGDSLRALVIGTVVFFTAFNLLEASLPSLISKVSPAGGKGTAMGVYSTSQFLGSALGGILGGWLFQHGGLSVVFLGCAGLAAIWLAFAVTMREPPYVTSLRLPLSPEAIREAGLVERLKALVGVTDAVIVADEAAVYIKLDKELVDRDTLERLVNNPAEAACEA, encoded by the coding sequence ATGCACGATCCCCACAGCGAACGCATGAGTGGCAGCGAGACCCGCGCGGCAAGCGGTCTGGCCCTGGTGTTCGCCTTCCGTATGCTTGGCATGTTCATGGTGTTGCCGGTACTGGCGACCTACGGCATGGATCTGGCGGGAGCGACTCCGGCCCTGATCGGCCTGGCCATCGGTGCCTATGGCCTGACCCAGGCGATTTTTCAGATTCCGTTCGGGATCATTTCCGACCGCATCGGCCGTCGTCCGGTGATTTATATCGGCTTGATCGTGTTTGCCCTCGGCAGTGTGCTGGCCTCTCAGGCCGATTCGATCTGGGGCGTGATCGCCGGTCGTATCCTGCAGGGCGCCGGGGCGATTTCCGCCGCGGTCATGGCGTTGCTCTCCGACCTGACCCGCGAACAGCATCGCACCAAGGCCATGGCCATGATCGGCATGACCATCGGGCTGTCGTTCGCCGTGGCGATGGTCGTCGGTCCGCTGTTGACCCGCGCATTCGGTTTGTCCGGACTGTTTCTTGCCACAGGCGGCATGGCGCTGGTAGGCATCCTGATCATCATGTTCATGGTGCCGAAGTCCACCGGACCGTTGCAGCATCGTGAGTCCGGCGTGGCGCGTCAGGCCTTGATGCCGACGCTCAAGCATCCGGATCTGCTGCGCCTGGACTTGGGCATCTTTGTGTTACATGCCATGTTGATGTCGAGCTTCGTTGCCTTGCCGCTGGCTCTGGTGGAAAAAGCCGGGCTGCCCAAGGAGCAACACTGGTGGGTCTACCTGACGGCGCTGCTGATTTCCTTCTTCGCCATGATCCCGTTCATTATCTACGGCGAGAAGAAACGCAAAATGAAACGAATTTTGCTCGGCGCCGTCCTGACGTTGATGCTCACTGAGCTATTCTTCTGGCAGTTCGGTGACAGCTTGCGGGCGCTGGTGATCGGCACGGTGGTGTTTTTCACCGCGTTCAATCTGCTGGAAGCTTCGTTGCCGTCGTTGATCAGCAAGGTTTCACCGGCAGGCGGGAAGGGCACGGCGATGGGCGTGTATTCCACCAGCCAGTTCCTCGGTTCGGCACTCGGCGGGATACTCGGCGGCTGGCTGTTTCAGCATGGCGGTCTGTCGGTTGTGTTCCTCGGATGTGCCGGTCTGGCTGCCATCTGGCTGGCCTTTGCTGTTACCATGCGCGAACCTCCCTACGTGACGAGCCTGCGCTTGCCGTTGTCGCCCGAGGCGATCCGCGAAGCGGGTCTGGTCGAGCGCCTCAAGGCCCTCGTAGGGGTAACAGATGCAGTGATAGTCGCTGATGAAGCGGCTGTTTACATCAAACTGGACAAAGAATTAGTGGATCGCGACACCCTCGAACGCCTGGTGAACAACCCGGCCGAGGCTGCTTGCGAAGCCTAG
- a CDS encoding single-stranded DNA-binding protein, which produces MARGVNKVILVGTCGQDPEVRYLPNGNAVTNLSLATSEQWTDKQTGQKVEKTEWHRVSMFGKVAEIAGEYLRKGSQVYIEGKLQTREWEKDGIKRYTTEIVVDMQGTMQLLGGRPQQGDQQGGGNNYQQQAPRQQAPRPQQSAPQQRPAPAPQQAAPQPAPDFDSFDDDIPF; this is translated from the coding sequence ATGGCCCGTGGGGTTAACAAAGTCATATTGGTCGGCACTTGCGGCCAGGATCCCGAAGTTCGCTACCTGCCTAACGGTAACGCCGTGACCAACCTGAGTCTGGCAACCAGCGAACAGTGGACCGACAAGCAAACCGGTCAGAAGGTCGAGAAGACCGAATGGCACCGTGTTTCGATGTTCGGCAAGGTTGCCGAAATCGCCGGCGAATACCTGCGTAAAGGTTCGCAGGTGTACATCGAAGGCAAGCTGCAGACCCGCGAGTGGGAAAAAGACGGTATCAAGCGTTACACCACCGAAATCGTGGTCGACATGCAAGGCACCATGCAACTGCTCGGCGGCCGTCCACAACAGGGCGACCAACAAGGCGGTGGCAACAACTACCAGCAGCAGGCTCCACGTCAGCAGGCTCCACGCCCGCAGCAGTCGGCTCCGCAACAGCGCCCGGCCCCGGCTCCACAGCAAGCCGCGCCGCAACCGGCTCCGGATTTCGACAGCTTCGATGACGATATTCCGTTCTGA
- a CDS encoding GlxA family transcriptional regulator, giving the protein MGVERAATVELGVLIYPGAQLAAVHGLTDLFAVANRIAAEHQAAQLPVLRVSHWQADAELAPQRIHDSHPGSDCGLQAVLIPPSLGGFSAASVSAALLQWLRDQHARGATLGGVCVGSLLLAESGLLDGRSATTHWTSTKAFAERYPNIRLKADTPIVDDGDLITTAGLMAWSELGLRLVDRLLGPSIASGTARFLVMEHSDSASACGSNFAPILGHGDAPILKVQHWLQSTGATDVSLTSMAERAGLEERTFLRRFRAATGLKPTEYCQHLRVGKARELLEYTNGTIDHIAWTVGYQDPGAFRAIFKKITGLAPSDYRARFGVTG; this is encoded by the coding sequence ATGGGCGTTGAAAGAGCCGCCACGGTGGAACTGGGCGTACTGATTTACCCGGGCGCGCAGCTGGCAGCGGTGCATGGTCTGACCGATCTGTTTGCGGTCGCCAACCGGATAGCTGCCGAGCATCAGGCGGCGCAGTTGCCCGTGCTGCGCGTGAGCCACTGGCAAGCCGACGCCGAGCTGGCGCCGCAGCGGATCCACGATAGTCATCCGGGCAGCGACTGTGGTTTACAGGCGGTGCTGATTCCACCGTCCCTCGGCGGCTTTTCTGCGGCCAGCGTTTCAGCAGCGCTGCTGCAATGGCTGCGGGATCAGCATGCCCGTGGCGCAACCCTCGGCGGTGTCTGTGTGGGGTCATTGCTGCTGGCCGAAAGCGGTTTGCTCGATGGTCGCAGCGCCACCACGCACTGGACCTCGACCAAGGCGTTTGCCGAGCGTTATCCGAACATCCGGCTCAAGGCGGATACGCCGATTGTCGATGACGGCGACCTGATCACCACGGCCGGGCTGATGGCTTGGTCGGAGCTGGGTTTGCGTCTGGTCGATCGCCTGCTCGGGCCGAGCATCGCCAGCGGTACCGCGCGGTTTCTGGTGATGGAACACAGCGACAGCGCCAGTGCCTGCGGCAGCAATTTTGCGCCGATCCTGGGTCATGGCGATGCGCCGATTCTCAAGGTTCAGCATTGGCTGCAAAGCACCGGCGCGACCGACGTTTCGCTGACTTCGATGGCCGAGCGGGCGGGGCTGGAAGAACGCACGTTTCTGCGTCGCTTCCGTGCTGCGACCGGGTTGAAGCCGACCGAATACTGCCAACATCTGCGGGTCGGCAAGGCGCGAGAGTTGCTGGAATACACCAACGGCACCATCGACCACATTGCCTGGACAGTGGGCTATCAGGACCCGGGAGCGTTTCGCGCGATCTTCAAGAAAATCACCGGGCTGGCGCCGAGTGATTATCGGGCGCGGTTTGGTGTCACGGGATAG
- a CDS encoding cysteine hydrolase family protein: MTRQALIVVDIQNDYFPQGKWPLVGAEAAADKATRLLAAFREAGDPVVHIRHEFTSADAPFFTPGSDGAKLHSKVLNRPDEAVVLKHFVNSFRETELQSILDEQGIKDLVIVGSMSHMCIDGITRAAADLGYGVTVIHDACASRDLEFNGVTVPAAQVHAAFMSALGFAYASVVSAEEFLGH, from the coding sequence ATGACCAGACAAGCGCTCATCGTAGTCGATATCCAGAACGACTACTTCCCTCAAGGCAAGTGGCCGCTGGTGGGGGCTGAAGCCGCCGCCGACAAAGCCACGCGGCTGCTTGCCGCGTTCCGCGAGGCAGGCGATCCGGTGGTGCACATTCGCCACGAATTCACCTCGGCGGATGCACCGTTTTTCACCCCGGGCTCGGACGGCGCAAAATTGCACTCCAAAGTACTCAATCGCCCGGACGAGGCGGTGGTGCTCAAGCATTTCGTCAATTCGTTCCGTGAGACCGAGTTGCAATCGATCCTCGACGAACAAGGCATCAAGGACCTGGTGATCGTCGGCAGCATGAGCCACATGTGCATCGACGGCATCACCCGCGCCGCAGCGGATCTGGGCTACGGCGTCACGGTGATTCACGACGCCTGCGCCAGCCGCGATCTCGAGTTCAACGGCGTCACCGTACCGGCCGCCCAGGTTCACGCCGCGTTCATGTCGGCGCTGGGTTTCGCCTATGCCAGCGTGGTCTCGGCCGAGGAGTTTCTAGGGCACTGA
- a CDS encoding alpha/beta hydrolase family protein — MTARSESIQIDIDDEQMSGTFLSPKSKVPGVLFVHGWGGSQERDLERAKGIAGLGCVCLTFDLRGHTGGTGIPLTRVTREDNLRDLLAAYDRLLAHPALDTSAIAVVGTSYGGYLASILTSLRPVRWLALRVPALYRDEQWHTPKRDLDKADLRDYRSTLVRADTNRALHACSQFTGDVLLVESEIDDYVPHAAIMSYRAACQQTHSLTHRIIDGADHALSEPVSQQAYTSILVDWITEMVVGERLSIIQSS; from the coding sequence ATGACGGCTAGAAGCGAAAGCATTCAGATCGACATTGATGACGAACAGATGAGCGGGACGTTTCTCAGTCCCAAGTCGAAAGTCCCGGGGGTGTTGTTTGTCCACGGTTGGGGCGGTAGCCAGGAGCGTGATCTTGAGCGCGCCAAGGGCATCGCCGGGCTTGGCTGCGTATGCCTGACCTTCGACCTGCGCGGCCATACCGGCGGCACCGGCATTCCGCTGACCCGGGTGACGCGCGAAGACAACCTGCGCGACCTCCTCGCGGCCTATGATCGTCTGCTCGCGCACCCGGCGCTCGATACTTCGGCGATTGCGGTGGTCGGCACCAGTTATGGCGGTTATCTCGCCTCGATCCTTACTTCATTGCGCCCGGTGCGCTGGTTGGCGCTGCGGGTGCCGGCGCTGTATCGCGACGAGCAATGGCACACGCCCAAGCGTGATCTGGACAAGGCGGATCTGCGTGATTATCGGAGCACGCTGGTGCGTGCCGATACCAATCGTGCGCTGCATGCCTGCTCACAATTCACGGGGGATGTATTGCTGGTGGAATCGGAAATCGATGATTACGTGCCTCACGCGGCGATCATGAGTTACCGCGCGGCGTGTCAGCAGACGCATTCGCTGACGCACCGGATCATCGACGGCGCCGACCATGCGTTGAGCGAGCCGGTTTCGCAGCAGGCCTACACTTCGATTCTGGTGGACTGGATAACCGAGATGGTGGTCGGTGAGCGCTTGAGCATTATTCAGTCCTCATGA
- a CDS encoding YjfI family protein — protein MKSRSPTVASESPKGERSKPSAKKPSSFYMKQMRAGLAAAGYVKHETWVLPENRSLLKQMEQQLRQPILAGSFMSENYMSAGNNWNIDSLFNALKALDEVASHEITLSLIQSSEPSIKLEMNEFGGLPIHIALAGAQIIVDTVLVDIDSITDVRAFNDAVLRSREMFPLSSIGIESMPNGQTVYNMFGALSADSSLTNVVTEVKTLVDNVQRASEAFEHFFK, from the coding sequence ATGAAAAGCCGCTCCCCCACAGTCGCGTCAGAGAGCCCAAAGGGAGAGCGCTCGAAACCGTCCGCGAAAAAGCCGTCGAGCTTCTACATGAAGCAGATGCGTGCGGGCCTGGCTGCCGCCGGTTATGTGAAACACGAAACTTGGGTGCTTCCGGAAAACCGAAGCTTGCTCAAGCAAATGGAGCAACAGCTACGCCAACCGATTCTGGCTGGCTCATTCATGTCGGAGAATTACATGAGCGCAGGCAACAACTGGAACATCGATAGCCTCTTCAACGCCCTCAAGGCACTGGATGAGGTGGCTTCGCACGAGATTACACTGTCTCTGATCCAGAGCTCCGAACCCAGCATCAAGCTGGAAATGAACGAATTTGGCGGTCTGCCGATTCACATCGCCCTGGCCGGTGCACAGATCATCGTCGACACCGTGCTGGTGGACATCGATTCGATCACTGACGTGCGCGCCTTCAATGACGCCGTGCTGCGTAGCCGGGAAATGTTCCCGCTGTCGTCGATCGGTATCGAGTCGATGCCCAACGGCCAGACCGTTTACAACATGTTTGGCGCCCTCAGCGCCGACTCGAGCCTGACCAACGTCGTCACCGAGGTGAAAACCCTGGTCGACAACGTACAGCGCGCGAGTGAAGCCTTCGAACACTTCTTCAAGTAA
- a CDS encoding lysylphosphatidylglycerol synthase domain-containing protein: MSHSHAQSAPATHSRWHRWKRPLTLLFFIALIALLTLFATRIEWAEVLQTLTEFKVRTLFIAASLTLLSFLVYASFDLIGRTYIRQDLTWKQILPVGIISYAFNLNLSAWVGGIAMRYRLYSRLGVSKGNIAKILGLSLATNWFGYMTIAGAVFSSGLVSMPPGWKVSSDALQGIGMLLLLLSAGYLVACRFSRRREWSVRGVEINLPSLRMAVLQLLLGALNWSLMAAVIFTLLPGKLDYPLVLGVLLISAIAGVITHIPAGLGVLEAVFVALLQHEVSRGSLVAGLLAYRAIYFLLPLLITVVMYLLVEAKAKALRIERKPS; encoded by the coding sequence ATGAGCCATTCCCATGCGCAATCGGCGCCGGCCACGCACTCGCGATGGCATCGCTGGAAACGCCCGCTGACCTTGCTGTTCTTCATCGCGTTGATCGCTCTGTTGACGCTGTTCGCCACGCGCATCGAATGGGCGGAAGTGCTGCAGACCTTGACCGAGTTCAAGGTGCGCACGCTGTTCATCGCCGCCAGCCTGACCTTGCTGAGCTTTCTGGTGTACGCCAGTTTCGACCTGATCGGACGCACCTACATTCGCCAGGACCTGACCTGGAAACAGATCCTCCCGGTGGGGATCATCAGCTATGCCTTCAACCTCAATCTCAGCGCCTGGGTCGGCGGTATTGCCATGCGCTATCGGCTGTATTCGCGCCTGGGTGTGAGCAAAGGCAACATCGCCAAAATCCTCGGCCTGAGCCTGGCGACCAACTGGTTCGGCTACATGACGATTGCCGGCGCGGTGTTCAGCAGTGGCCTGGTGAGCATGCCGCCGGGCTGGAAAGTCAGCAGCGATGCGTTGCAGGGCATCGGCATGCTGTTGTTGCTGTTGAGTGCCGGTTATCTCGTCGCGTGCCGGTTCTCGAGGCGTCGCGAATGGTCGGTTCGCGGGGTGGAAATCAACCTGCCGTCACTGCGCATGGCCGTCCTGCAATTGCTGCTCGGCGCGTTGAACTGGTCGCTGATGGCGGCGGTGATATTCACTCTGCTGCCAGGCAAGCTGGACTACCCGCTGGTGCTTGGCGTGCTGTTGATCAGTGCAATTGCCGGGGTTATCACGCACATTCCCGCAGGGCTCGGGGTGCTGGAAGCGGTGTTCGTCGCGCTGCTGCAACACGAGGTTTCACGCGGGAGTCTGGTGGCGGGGTTGCTGGCGTACCGGGCGATTTATTTTCTGCTGCCGTTGTTGATCACGGTGGTGATGTATCTGCTGGTAGAGGCGAAGGCCAAGGCGTTGCGGATCGAGAGGAAACCTTCCTGA
- a CDS encoding DUF3182 family protein, with translation MTPTPSSKMVVAYSVRAGAPQHEVQTNKALARWLAHILGLNFGGSYDPEKHRGRDLYWLPTQTLVGARQAQALGIKSADDLWGGFVEHDFICTKAISHGLRSHLAYAPQGWAPLFSERVRDVVLDGLTVFALEDARPAAEHLLYSGPIRLKPIHACAGRGQEVINSLDAFDEVLARTEAARLFRDGVVLEQDLSKVFTHSVGQSFIGGKVLSYCGDQYLTKDAHGEDVYGGSNLLVVQGGYAELLALELPDEVRLAIEQAQIFDRAADEAYPDFYASRRNYDIAQGLDSNGKPRSGVLEQSWRMGGASSAELAALQSFVNDPQMPAIRVSTVETYSDQSLPADAIEIYRGPAENSDFLLKYVTVKSYDG, from the coding sequence ATGACCCCGACACCGAGCAGCAAAATGGTCGTCGCGTACTCGGTGCGCGCTGGCGCGCCGCAACATGAGGTGCAGACCAACAAGGCGCTGGCCCGCTGGCTGGCGCACATTCTCGGGCTCAATTTTGGGGGCAGCTACGACCCGGAAAAACACCGCGGTCGTGACCTTTACTGGCTGCCGACGCAAACCCTTGTCGGTGCCAGACAGGCACAGGCCTTGGGCATCAAAAGCGCGGACGACTTGTGGGGTGGATTCGTCGAACACGATTTCATCTGCACCAAAGCCATCAGCCATGGCTTGCGCAGCCATCTGGCCTACGCGCCTCAAGGCTGGGCGCCGCTGTTCTCCGAACGTGTGCGCGACGTGGTGCTCGATGGCCTGACCGTGTTCGCCCTGGAAGACGCGCGGCCTGCTGCCGAGCATTTGCTGTACAGCGGGCCGATCCGTCTGAAGCCGATTCACGCCTGTGCCGGTCGCGGCCAGGAAGTTATCAACAGCCTCGACGCGTTCGATGAAGTGCTCGCCCGTACGGAGGCAGCCCGGTTGTTTCGCGACGGTGTAGTGCTGGAGCAGGACTTGAGCAAGGTCTTCACCCACAGCGTCGGCCAGTCATTCATCGGCGGCAAGGTGTTGAGCTACTGCGGTGATCAATACTTGACCAAGGACGCTCACGGCGAAGACGTCTACGGCGGCTCGAATCTGCTGGTGGTGCAGGGCGGTTACGCAGAGCTGCTGGCGCTGGAGTTGCCGGACGAAGTCCGTCTGGCCATCGAGCAGGCGCAGATTTTCGACCGGGCGGCAGATGAGGCCTATCCGGATTTCTACGCCTCACGGCGCAACTACGACATTGCCCAGGGCCTGGACAGCAATGGCAAACCCCGCAGCGGTGTGCTCGAGCAATCCTGGCGCATGGGCGGTGCCAGCAGCGCGGAACTCGCGGCGCTGCAAAGCTTCGTCAACGATCCGCAGATGCCGGCGATCCGTGTGTCGACGGTGGAAACCTACAGCGATCAAAGTCTGCCGGCAGATGCCATCGAAATCTACCGCGGGCCGGCCGAGAACAGTGACTTTCTCCTCAAATACGTAACGGTCAAATCCTATGACGGCTAG
- a CDS encoding PspA/IM30 family protein: MTQSIWSKLFTALRGGANEVGEAIVDQQALRILDQEIRDADTALSNARRELVTIMAKHKLAADRVSEYDAKIKDLEAKAVSALNAGREDLAMEVAEAISTLTNDLTAEKAQSDEFGTYAENMRKDISKAESRIKSLRQQVDMAKARDSVQKAQVSASIASGGANGKLETAVGTLNRLQAKQQQRAAELSAADELADASTGNDLERKLRDAGITPNTGSANAILERLKQKSAQ; this comes from the coding sequence ATGACTCAGTCCATCTGGAGCAAGTTGTTCACCGCACTGCGCGGCGGCGCCAATGAAGTCGGCGAAGCGATCGTCGACCAACAGGCCCTGCGCATCCTCGACCAGGAAATCCGCGATGCCGACACCGCGCTGTCCAACGCCCGGCGCGAACTGGTCACCATCATGGCCAAGCACAAGCTGGCCGCCGACCGCGTGAGCGAGTACGACGCCAAGATCAAAGACCTGGAAGCCAAGGCTGTTTCCGCACTGAACGCCGGCCGCGAAGACCTGGCAATGGAAGTGGCGGAAGCGATTTCGACCCTGACCAACGACCTGACCGCTGAAAAGGCCCAGAGCGACGAGTTCGGCACCTACGCCGAAAACATGCGCAAAGACATCAGCAAGGCCGAGTCGCGGATCAAGAGCCTGCGCCAGCAGGTGGACATGGCCAAGGCCCGTGACAGCGTGCAGAAGGCGCAGGTCAGCGCGTCCATCGCCAGCGGCGGCGCCAACGGCAAACTGGAAACGGCCGTCGGTACCCTGAACCGTCTGCAGGCCAAGCAGCAGCAACGCGCCGCCGAACTGAGCGCCGCCGATGAGCTGGCTGACGCTTCGACCGGCAACGACCTGGAGCGCAAACTGCGTGACGCCGGCATCACGCCGAACACAGGCAGCGCCAATGCGATTCTTGAGCGTCTGAAGCAAAAGTCCGCTCAGTAA
- a CDS encoding DUF1190 domain-containing protein → MKRSKYVQLSLAASVALAISGEVAAQDQQRFQTVEQCVGAEVSADVCSNAYVAALTEHRRIAPAYDDKAKCDADFAADWCQKNSDGRFVPKLGGFKVPQNGEAPQDLNALANAQMPAGETAATQNVQSTSHSSGGGGGGNGWLSGWLIGNAMSNNDNRTVYRDRDTRQTYNTSTQYRKIESAPSTRTDSSYDSSRSKPVNVASSTSRGGFGSQSSARSGWGGWGSSSS, encoded by the coding sequence ATGAAACGCAGCAAGTACGTTCAACTGTCCCTCGCCGCGTCGGTGGCGCTGGCGATTTCCGGCGAGGTTGCCGCGCAGGATCAGCAACGTTTTCAAACGGTCGAGCAGTGCGTCGGCGCCGAAGTGTCCGCCGATGTCTGTTCCAACGCCTACGTCGCGGCATTGACCGAGCACCGACGCATTGCGCCGGCCTACGACGACAAGGCCAAGTGCGACGCAGACTTTGCTGCCGACTGGTGCCAGAAAAACTCCGACGGCCGCTTCGTGCCGAAACTCGGCGGTTTCAAAGTGCCGCAGAACGGCGAGGCGCCACAGGATCTGAATGCGCTCGCCAACGCGCAGATGCCTGCCGGTGAAACCGCCGCCACGCAGAACGTGCAAAGTACTTCCCATTCCTCCGGTGGCGGCGGCGGAGGCAACGGTTGGCTCTCGGGCTGGCTGATCGGCAATGCGATGAGCAACAACGACAACCGCACGGTTTACCGCGACCGTGATACGCGTCAGACCTACAACACCTCGACGCAGTACCGCAAAATCGAATCGGCGCCGTCTACCCGCACCGACAGCAGCTACGATAGCTCTCGAAGCAAACCGGTCAACGTTGCTTCGTCGACGTCCCGTGGCGGTTTCGGCAGCCAGTCTTCCGCTCGCAGCGGTTGGGGCGGCTGGGGCAGTTCAAGCAGCTGA